From a region of the Synechococcus sp. PCC 7502 genome:
- a CDS encoding PRC-barrel domain-containing protein, with the protein MITSDSILQRAAILGTQVISKSSAKRLGIVTQIWLDVDQRRVMGLSVAERFLPGTAIGIGEDFYMSLERVSLLGEDAILVDDEDVLEDLVASDRYTNLMGNEVVTESGELLGKVRDFKFDPATGDLFYLILSAMGNPLIPAVLVSTYELDVNEIIAVGRDRIIVTEGMEERLTQLTKGVLERLGLGKPPWEQEFEDEYLPPASVSGNALGSGLRGGNVYRPQRSPERPVYRREEAWDDDDNWADERTPVQPARRQSRVQPVRDVRPDVRQSDIRQSIDEDYDDYDEDDNWSNRQSRSIPQQPRRSANIQPKPQNLDPYEDDVEDDVKDVWAEEPKKIRQRQEEIEEI; encoded by the coding sequence ATGATCACATCTGATTCAATCCTTCAACGCGCTGCAATTCTTGGCACTCAAGTTATCAGTAAATCCTCAGCAAAACGATTAGGTATCGTCACGCAAATTTGGCTGGATGTTGATCAAAGAAGAGTAATGGGGTTAAGCGTAGCTGAAAGATTTTTACCTGGTACTGCCATTGGAATTGGTGAAGATTTTTATATGTCCTTAGAGAGAGTATCTCTGTTGGGAGAAGACGCCATCCTTGTCGATGATGAAGATGTACTCGAAGACTTAGTTGCTAGCGATCGCTATACAAATCTCATGGGTAATGAAGTCGTTACTGAGTCGGGCGAACTACTGGGTAAAGTTAGAGACTTTAAATTTGATCCAGCTACGGGTGATTTATTTTATTTAATTCTTTCCGCTATGGGTAATCCCCTGATTCCTGCGGTTTTAGTTAGTACCTACGAACTGGATGTCAATGAAATTATTGCCGTAGGTCGCGATCGCATTATTGTTACTGAAGGCATGGAAGAGCGATTGACTCAATTAACCAAAGGGGTACTAGAGCGACTAGGTTTAGGTAAGCCACCTTGGGAACAGGAGTTTGAAGATGAGTATTTACCCCCAGCTTCGGTATCGGGTAATGCCCTCGGTAGTGGACTAAGGGGTGGCAATGTGTATAGACCACAGCGATCGCCAGAAAGACCTGTATATAGACGGGAAGAAGCTTGGGATGATGACGATAATTGGGCAGATGAAAGAACTCCCGTGCAGCCTGCGCGTCGCCAATCTAGAGTACAGCCAGTGCGAGATGTCCGCCCAGATGTGCGTCAAAGTGATATTCGCCAGAGTATAGACGAAGACTATGATGACTATGACGAAGATGATAACTGGAGTAATCGCCAAAGTCGTTCCATCCCGCAACAGCCCAGACGCTCTGCAAACATTCAACCTAAGCCCCAAAACCTAGACCCCTACGAAGACGATGTTGAAGATGACGTTAAGGATGTGTGGGCAGAAGAACCTAAAAAAATCAGACAAAGACAAGAGGAAATTGAAGAAATCTAG
- a CDS encoding bifunctional 2-polyprenyl-6-hydroxyphenol methylase/3-demethylubiquinol 3-O-methyltransferase UbiG: MNVHSCPVCQSPNFTDKWVTKNYKLLKCLECHTCWDASPDITGIYGENYYRSASLKGGYSNYLDGMILNSKTFTYRLNLAQAKLGNKGKLLDVGCALGDCLIQAKNLGWTDVVGIDVSQFAVDFAQKRGLSILEGDLTNHPFTANSFDLILLQDVIEHIANPIAHLQNAYHLLKPGGQILLITPDLHGLLTKILGAMWYHYKPNEHLTYFSQSNMKLALEKSGFVNIQSKPTVSYMSIGYVCDRLRFYQPILFSQVLKTLKILKITDMVLPFNIGEFEAWGQKPN, from the coding sequence ATGAACGTACATTCTTGCCCAGTCTGCCAATCTCCAAACTTTACGGATAAGTGGGTTACAAAAAACTACAAACTTCTAAAATGCCTAGAATGTCATACCTGTTGGGATGCTAGCCCAGATATTACAGGTATCTATGGTGAAAACTACTACAGGAGCGCATCTCTCAAGGGTGGATATAGTAACTATCTTGATGGAATGATTCTAAATAGTAAAACCTTTACCTATCGTTTAAATCTAGCTCAAGCCAAACTAGGGAATAAGGGGAAATTACTTGATGTCGGTTGTGCCCTCGGAGATTGCCTCATTCAAGCTAAAAATCTAGGATGGACGGATGTGGTGGGAATTGATGTTTCTCAGTTTGCAGTTGATTTTGCCCAAAAACGAGGACTATCAATATTGGAAGGGGATTTAACTAATCATCCATTTACGGCAAATAGTTTTGATCTGATTCTGCTCCAAGATGTGATCGAGCATATTGCCAATCCGATCGCCCACCTCCAAAATGCCTATCACTTATTAAAACCAGGTGGTCAGATATTGCTTATAACGCCTGATCTACATGGACTACTGACAAAGATATTAGGAGCTATGTGGTATCACTATAAACCCAATGAGCATCTAACTTATTTTTCCCAATCTAATATGAAGTTAGCATTAGAGAAAAGTGGCTTTGTTAATATTCAATCAAAACCTACAGTTAGTTATATGAGTATCGGCTATGTGTGCGATCGCCTGCGTTTTTATCAACCTATTTTATTTTCCCAAGTATTAAAAACTCTAAAAATTCTAAAAATTACAGATATGGTTTTACCATTTAATATTGGTGAATTTGAAGCATGGGGACAGAAGCCAAACTAA
- a CDS encoding phosphate-starvation-inducible PsiE family protein translates to MQKTPNQISGQPIAWIERNFVVRALETVQDLIVISLCIGLFGVMVLQLKEMFTSLLSPSNFQFHVITADILFVLILVELFRLLIIYLQEHRVSIGVAVEVSIVSVLREIIVRGVLETPWVQILVTGSFLLVLAVLLVVRVWIPPTFEGIDPETRIAQAYNLHNNLPNELPNKINK, encoded by the coding sequence ATGCAAAAAACCCCTAATCAAATTTCAGGTCAGCCAATCGCTTGGATCGAACGTAATTTTGTGGTTCGAGCTTTGGAAACTGTACAAGACCTGATCGTGATTTCTTTATGTATTGGTTTATTCGGCGTAATGGTACTTCAGCTTAAGGAAATGTTTACCTCACTATTGTCGCCCTCAAATTTTCAGTTTCATGTCATCACAGCGGATATTTTATTTGTATTGATATTGGTGGAGTTATTTAGATTATTAATCATTTATTTACAAGAACATCGGGTTTCCATCGGGGTAGCTGTTGAGGTCTCGATCGTTTCAGTATTGAGGGAAATCATTGTCAGAGGGGTATTAGAAACTCCTTGGGTACAAATTCTTGTCACTGGTAGTTTTCTTTTGGTACTTGCAGTTTTACTTGTGGTTAGGGTCTGGATACCGCCGACTTTTGAGGGGATCGATCCTGAAACTCGCATTGCTCAGGCATATAACCTACATAACAACTTGCCAAATGAATTACCAAACAAAATAAACAAATAA
- a CDS encoding ABC transporter ATP-binding protein, with the protein MTSVPIFQPILRLESLSKSFNQNLVVDGISLTLNLGDILSILGPSGCGKTTLLRLIAGFEQPQTGNIYISDRLVASNNYLMSPELRNVGMVFQDYALFPHLTVHENIAFGLRRHPHKQKRIQQVLEMVRLEGLGRRYPDQLSGGQQQRVALARAIAPNPALILLDEPLSNLDAQTRLRLRQELRDILKTAGISTIIVTHDQEEAMAISDQVAVIKNGRLEQLDSPERIYQEPASRFVAEFVTQANFLSAQRHGDIWKTEIGTFAIAAQNDQNQESPNPYQDGVIMIRQEDIVLEEVLAEMPSSNHLTIRDRLFVGRELIYCVRTASGQDIFARSSKHIPIGARVKLSVRSQGLKTFAYS; encoded by the coding sequence ATGACCTCAGTCCCCATTTTCCAGCCAATTTTAAGATTAGAAAGCCTCTCAAAATCCTTTAATCAAAATTTGGTGGTAGATGGTATTTCCCTAACCTTAAATCTGGGTGATATTTTAAGTATTTTAGGTCCATCGGGCTGTGGTAAAACCACTCTACTGCGTCTAATAGCTGGATTTGAACAACCCCAAACTGGCAATATTTACATTAGCGATCGCCTAGTTGCAAGTAATAATTATTTAATGTCACCTGAACTGAGAAATGTGGGTATGGTCTTCCAAGATTATGCTCTGTTCCCCCATTTGACTGTGCATGAGAATATTGCCTTTGGTTTGCGTCGCCATCCCCATAAACAAAAACGCATTCAACAGGTATTAGAAATGGTGCGCCTTGAAGGTTTAGGTCGCCGCTATCCCGATCAATTATCTGGGGGACAACAACAACGAGTAGCCTTAGCCAGAGCGATCGCTCCCAATCCAGCTTTAATTTTGCTAGATGAACCCTTAAGTAATTTAGATGCCCAAACTCGGTTACGTCTGCGTCAGGAATTACGAGATATTCTCAAAACTGCTGGTATATCCACAATTATTGTTACCCATGATCAAGAAGAGGCAATGGCAATTTCCGATCAGGTGGCGGTGATAAAAAATGGCAGACTAGAACAATTGGATAGTCCTGAACGCATTTATCAAGAACCAGCTTCCAGATTTGTCGCCGAATTTGTGACCCAAGCGAATTTTCTCTCCGCCCAGCGTCACGGTGATATTTGGAAAACAGAAATCGGTACCTTTGCCATCGCTGCACAAAATGATCAAAATCAAGAGTCCCCAAATCCATATCAAGACGGGGTAATTATGATTCGCCAAGAGGATATAGTCCTAGAAGAAGTTTTAGCAGAAATGCCATCATCCAACCATTTAACTATTCGCGATCGCCTATTTGTGGGACGAGAATTAATTTACTGTGTGCGAACTGCTTCAGGACAGGATATTTTTGCCCGCAGTTCTAAACATATTCCCATTGGGGCTAGGGTCAAGTTATCAGTGCGATCGCAGGGTTTGAAAACCTTTGCATATTCTTAA
- a CDS encoding NAD(P)H-quinone oxidoreductase subunit 4, with the protein MLDLQNFPWLTFIILFPVIMALLIPFIPDQGDGKKIRWYALVVGLINFTAIVYAFCTGYDFAKPDLQLVESYTWVPQLGLNWSVGADGLSMPLILLTGFISTLAILASWPVTLKPRLFYFLMLAMYGGQIGVFAVQDMLLFFFMWELELIPVYLLLSIWGGKKRLYAATKFILYTAGGSLFILLAALAMAFYGDNVTFDMRSLAIKDYPLTFQLLAYGGFLIAYGVKLPIFPLHTWLPDAHGEATAPVHMLLAGILLKMGGYALLRMNAGMLPDAHAYFAPILVILGIVNIIYAALTSFAQRSLKRKIAYSSISHMGFVLIGIASFTNLGTSGAILQMISHGLIGASLFFLVGATYDRTHTLILDEMGGVGQKMPKIFAMFTACSLASLALPGMSGFVAEVMVFVGFATSDAYSDTFKLVTVILAAVGVILTPVYLLSMLREIFYGVENKELTSHEELVDAEPREVFIIACLLIPIIGIGLYPKLITQVYDSTSQSLVATLRNALPSLAKASNPTVGLNLATPKTAPVLE; encoded by the coding sequence ATGCTCGATCTTCAAAATTTTCCTTGGCTTACCTTTATCATTCTATTCCCAGTGATTATGGCTCTGCTGATTCCTTTTATTCCAGATCAGGGGGATGGTAAAAAGATTCGATGGTATGCCCTAGTTGTGGGATTAATTAACTTCACCGCCATAGTCTATGCCTTCTGCACTGGTTATGATTTTGCTAAACCCGACCTACAACTAGTCGAAAGCTACACTTGGGTACCGCAATTAGGTCTAAATTGGTCAGTGGGAGCTGATGGGCTATCTATGCCCTTGATCTTGCTTACAGGTTTTATTTCCACTTTGGCGATTTTGGCATCTTGGCCCGTTACCCTAAAGCCGAGGTTATTTTATTTTTTAATGTTGGCAATGTACGGCGGACAAATTGGTGTATTCGCTGTGCAGGATATGCTCCTATTTTTCTTTATGTGGGAGCTAGAACTAATTCCTGTTTATTTATTGCTTTCGATTTGGGGTGGAAAGAAACGCTTGTATGCCGCCACTAAGTTTATTCTCTATACAGCGGGCGGTTCCCTATTTATTCTCTTGGCTGCCCTAGCAATGGCATTTTATGGCGATAATGTCACCTTTGACATGCGATCGCTCGCCATTAAAGACTATCCTCTAACTTTCCAACTATTGGCATACGGTGGATTTTTAATTGCCTACGGGGTGAAGCTACCTATATTTCCGCTCCATACTTGGTTACCCGATGCCCACGGCGAAGCGACTGCCCCTGTCCACATGTTACTAGCAGGAATCTTACTCAAAATGGGTGGCTATGCTCTACTGCGGATGAATGCGGGAATGCTGCCCGATGCCCATGCCTACTTTGCCCCAATTTTAGTGATTTTAGGTATTGTTAATATTATCTATGCTGCCCTTACTTCCTTTGCCCAACGCAGCCTAAAGCGCAAAATTGCCTACTCCTCTATTTCCCACATGGGGTTTGTGTTAATTGGGATCGCATCATTTACTAACCTTGGGACTAGTGGTGCAATTTTACAGATGATCTCCCACGGCTTAATTGGTGCCAGTTTATTCTTTTTAGTTGGAGCTACCTACGATCGCACCCACACCCTGATTTTGGATGAAATGGGTGGAGTTGGACAGAAAATGCCGAAAATTTTTGCCATGTTTACAGCTTGCTCCCTTGCTTCTTTAGCATTGCCGGGGATGAGTGGTTTTGTCGCCGAAGTCATGGTATTCGTTGGTTTTGCCACCAGTGATGCCTACAGCGATACTTTTAAGCTTGTTACAGTCATTTTAGCAGCAGTCGGTGTGATCCTTACTCCCGTTTATTTACTATCTATGCTGCGGGAAATATTCTATGGAGTCGAGAATAAAGAGCTAACTAGCCATGAGGAACTGGTGGATGCTGAACCTCGTGAAGTATTTATTATTGCCTGCTTGCTCATCCCAATTATTGGCATTGGTTTATATCCCAAGCTGATTACTCAAGTTTATGATTCTACTTCCCAAAGTCTAGTTGCTACTCTGCGTAATGCCTTGCCTAGTTTGGCTAAAGCCTCAAATCCTACGGTCGGACTCAATTTAGCAACTCCTAAAACTGCGCCTGTCCTTGAGTAG
- a CDS encoding CGLD27 family protein has product MTNCPVPNEQQPLNEYLALKEAFVFRWATLNIGAYIRVLILIWAGWWIVSAPISAVSFSPSRHLPEFLCLGAIGATVGLFLPLVQMLLGWRYVKNRLQSTKVLYEESGWYDGQSWEKPESELLKDRLVVNYEVQPIVNKIKLTLVSTIALLGMQIAILQVLLY; this is encoded by the coding sequence ATGACTAATTGCCCTGTCCCCAATGAACAGCAACCCCTAAATGAATATTTAGCTTTGAAAGAAGCCTTTGTATTTCGTTGGGCTACCTTAAATATTGGAGCGTATATTAGGGTGTTAATTCTAATTTGGGCAGGCTGGTGGATCGTCTCGGCACCTATTTCCGCAGTCAGTTTTTCCCCAAGTCGGCATTTACCAGAGTTTTTATGTTTAGGAGCGATCGGGGCAACGGTGGGGCTATTTCTGCCTTTAGTGCAAATGTTGTTGGGGTGGAGATATGTGAAAAATCGGCTCCAAAGTACAAAAGTACTCTATGAGGAGTCGGGCTGGTACGATGGTCAAAGTTGGGAAAAGCCAGAATCAGAATTGCTTAAGGATCGTTTGGTGGTAAATTACGAAGTCCAACCCATAGTCAATAAAATTAAGTTAACCCTAGTGAGTACGATCGCTCTATTAGGGATGCAAATTGCTATATTACAGGTGCTGCTTTACTAG
- a CDS encoding D-alanyl-D-alanine carboxypeptidase family protein, whose product MPSPKDVPIARRVNHISPPPKRVKNKWGRIIFLIFLVIFVAIAAVVISTIVLNIKSPQSEPIPIVEVTPIPNAVPTPTDNKLLGHFAYTEAPLDSLEVVAIAPDGHEIKLRHAAAEKYRQMVSDAKASGIELMAISGFRSIEDQRQLFFEISRERNQTPAQRAKVSAPPGHSEHHTGYAIDIGDRNTPSTILNPAFNRTDAFRWLQKNASKYSFELSFPENNSQGVMYEPWHWRFVGDDQSLSTFYKHTN is encoded by the coding sequence ATGCCCTCTCCCAAAGATGTGCCGATTGCGCGGCGAGTTAATCATATTTCTCCTCCTCCCAAGCGGGTTAAAAATAAGTGGGGCAGAATTATATTCCTAATTTTTCTGGTAATTTTTGTGGCGATCGCGGCGGTAGTTATCTCCACCATAGTTTTAAATATTAAATCACCTCAATCTGAGCCGATACCAATTGTTGAGGTTACGCCTATCCCTAACGCAGTTCCCACTCCCACTGATAACAAACTTCTAGGGCATTTTGCCTATACCGAGGCACCATTAGATAGCTTGGAAGTGGTAGCGATCGCCCCCGATGGTCATGAAATTAAGCTGCGTCATGCTGCTGCGGAAAAGTATAGACAAATGGTGTCCGATGCCAAGGCTAGTGGGATAGAACTTATGGCAATTTCCGGATTTCGCAGTATTGAAGATCAACGCCAATTATTTTTTGAAATTAGTCGTGAGCGTAATCAAACACCCGCCCAACGCGCCAAAGTTAGTGCGCCTCCCGGTCACAGTGAACACCACACAGGTTATGCCATTGATATTGGCGATCGCAACACGCCTAGTACCATTCTCAATCCCGCTTTCAATCGGACAGATGCTTTTAGATGGCTCCAAAAAAATGCGTCTAAGTATAGTTTTGAGTTGTCATTCCCTGAAAATAATTCCCAAGGGGTAATGTACGAGCCTTGGCACTGGCGATTTGTGGGCGATGATCAAAGTCTTAGTACCTTTTATAAACATACCAACTAG
- a CDS encoding iron ABC transporter permease, whose translation MSISPSWNPQDLIRLIIRRIISQINPWAFTVICVSGLVLIPIICVIGAGSSNSVEIWQHLVSTVLPLYITNSLVLMLGVGVGVLGLGVSTAWLVTMCRFWGDRWLEVLLLLPLAAPAYLLAYVYTEFLAYYGPVQGGLRQIFGWESASDYWFPNVRSLAGAIILLVLVLYPYVYLIVRAAFLEQSACSLEASRSLGCNPWQSFWRVGLPLARPAVMAGLALALMETLNDFGTVEFFGVQTFTTGIYRTWFGLGDKNAASQLATVLMLFILGLIFVELYSRRRARYFSVNRSGNISKSKYQLSGFRAVIAILICLIPIVFGFLLPVGLLLKMTLTAGSTIINESFWQVFTNSIVLAVITAALGVVLAVILAYGKRLNPHNWLIGFPVRVAAMGYAIPGSVIAVGILVSMGTVDNAIDSWMRQYFQVSTGLLISGTIAALIFAYLVRFLAVSFNTVEASLGKIKPHLDDAAHSLGSNSTDTLLRVHTPIISGGLITAIMLVFVDVMKELPATLVIRPFNFDTLAVRVYQYASDERLIEAAAPAIAIVLVGLLPVVLLSWQITKEENKSN comes from the coding sequence ATGTCAATTTCGCCAAGCTGGAATCCTCAAGACTTGATCCGTTTGATAATTCGTCGAATAATTAGCCAGATTAATCCCTGGGCTTTTACGGTGATATGTGTAAGTGGTTTAGTTCTTATCCCGATTATTTGCGTGATTGGGGCTGGCTCAAGTAACTCTGTGGAAATATGGCAACATCTTGTCTCTACGGTTTTGCCGCTATACATTACCAATTCCTTGGTATTAATGCTGGGCGTGGGGGTAGGCGTTTTAGGCTTGGGGGTGAGTACAGCATGGCTAGTGACAATGTGTCGATTTTGGGGTGATCGCTGGCTAGAAGTTTTACTACTATTACCTTTGGCTGCTCCTGCCTATCTATTGGCATATGTTTATACTGAATTTTTGGCATACTATGGTCCCGTCCAAGGTGGATTAAGGCAGATATTTGGTTGGGAAAGTGCTTCGGATTACTGGTTTCCCAATGTGCGATCGCTGGCGGGGGCAATTATCCTTTTGGTTTTGGTGTTATATCCCTATGTTTATCTGATCGTACGGGCGGCATTTTTAGAACAGTCAGCCTGTAGTTTAGAAGCTAGCCGCAGTTTAGGCTGTAATCCTTGGCAGAGTTTCTGGCGGGTTGGACTACCCTTAGCTCGTCCTGCGGTGATGGCGGGATTGGCACTGGCATTAATGGAAACCCTTAACGATTTTGGTACAGTTGAATTTTTTGGGGTGCAGACTTTTACCACGGGGATATATCGAACTTGGTTTGGTCTAGGAGATAAAAATGCGGCATCCCAATTGGCAACGGTATTAATGCTATTTATTTTGGGCTTAATTTTCGTAGAGCTATACTCACGCCGACGGGCACGATATTTTTCCGTGAATCGATCTGGAAATATTTCTAAAAGTAAATATCAACTTTCGGGATTCAGAGCAGTGATCGCCATATTGATTTGTTTAATTCCTATTGTGTTTGGGTTTCTATTACCCGTGGGGCTATTACTAAAGATGACCCTCACTGCGGGCAGTACGATAATAAATGAAAGTTTTTGGCAGGTTTTCACAAATAGTATAGTCCTAGCGGTCATTACCGCCGCTTTAGGTGTTGTGCTAGCAGTGATCCTCGCCTATGGGAAAAGATTAAACCCTCACAATTGGCTCATTGGTTTTCCTGTGCGAGTAGCAGCTATGGGCTATGCGATCCCCGGCTCAGTCATTGCGGTGGGAATTTTAGTATCTATGGGTACAGTGGATAATGCCATTGATAGCTGGATGCGTCAATATTTCCAAGTTTCCACGGGCTTATTAATTAGTGGCACGATCGCCGCCTTGATTTTTGCTTATTTAGTCAGGTTTTTGGCAGTTTCATTTAATACGGTCGAAGCTAGTTTGGGAAAAATCAAACCCCACCTTGATGATGCCGCCCATAGTCTAGGCTCTAATTCCACTGACACTTTGCTAAGAGTTCATACTCCCATTATATCGGGTGGGCTAATTACGGCGATTATGTTAGTTTTTGTGGATGTGATGAAAGAACTACCCGCTACCTTAGTAATCCGCCCCTTTAACTTTGACACTTTAGCTGTGCGAGTTTATCAATATGCCTCCGATGAAAGATTAATTGAGGCTGCTGCCCCTGCGATCGCGATCGTATTAGTCGGATTGCTACCAGTGGTTTTACTGAGTTGGCAAATTACAAAAGAAGAAAATAAATCTAATTGA
- a CDS encoding glycosyltransferase: MRKVAIFTETFLPKVDGIVTRLKHTVAELVKLGDEVIVFAPDGGITEYAGAKVYGVSGFPLPLYPELKVALPRPSIGYEIEQFAPDIVHVVNPVVLGLAGLFFAKSMNLPLLASYHTHLPQYLQHYGLGFLESTMWELLKTAHNNAGLNLCTSNAMVAELRSHGIERVDLWQKGVDTDRFHPRFKSGKMRSHLSQGHEDCTLMLYVGRLSAEKEITQILPVLEAIPNSRLALVGDGPYRAELEKIFAGTKTHFVGYLQGEELAAAFASSDVFMFPSRTETLGLVLLEAMAAGCPVVAANSGGIPDIVTDGVNGYLFDSQAQDSLLRATQRLLANPQDLLRQNARAEAEKWGWTNATRQLQGYYDQVITANKASTLVGTAR; encoded by the coding sequence ATGCGAAAAGTAGCTATTTTTACAGAAACCTTCCTACCTAAAGTTGATGGAATTGTCACACGTCTCAAGCATACCGTTGCCGAGTTAGTAAAATTAGGTGATGAGGTAATAGTTTTTGCTCCCGATGGTGGGATCACTGAATATGCTGGTGCCAAGGTCTATGGAGTCTCTGGGTTTCCCCTGCCTTTATACCCAGAGCTAAAGGTGGCACTACCTCGACCCTCTATTGGCTATGAAATTGAGCAGTTTGCCCCTGATATAGTCCATGTTGTTAATCCTGTGGTTCTAGGTTTAGCAGGGCTATTTTTTGCTAAATCCATGAACTTACCCTTACTTGCCTCCTACCATACCCATCTACCTCAATATCTTCAGCACTACGGACTGGGTTTTTTGGAAAGTACCATGTGGGAGTTGCTAAAAACTGCCCATAATAATGCGGGTTTAAATCTTTGTACTTCTAATGCGATGGTTGCAGAACTGCGATCGCACGGCATTGAACGGGTGGATTTATGGCAAAAAGGTGTGGATACGGATAGATTTCATCCTAGGTTTAAAAGTGGGAAAATGCGATCGCACCTCAGTCAAGGACATGAAGACTGCACATTAATGCTGTATGTGGGCAGGTTGTCTGCGGAAAAGGAAATTACCCAAATTCTGCCAGTGCTAGAAGCAATCCCTAACAGTCGCTTGGCTTTGGTTGGCGATGGTCCCTATCGGGCGGAACTAGAAAAAATCTTTGCAGGAACTAAAACCCACTTTGTTGGTTATTTACAGGGGGAAGAGCTTGCCGCTGCGTTTGCCTCCAGTGATGTGTTTATGTTTCCTTCGCGCACTGAAACCCTAGGGCTGGTTCTCTTAGAAGCGATGGCAGCAGGTTGTCCCGTCGTCGCCGCAAATTCTGGGGGAATTCCCGATATTGTCACCGATGGCGTGAATGGTTATCTATTTGATTCCCAAGCTCAAGATAGTTTATTAAGGGCAACCCAAAGATTATTAGCAAACCCTCAGGACTTACTCCGTCAAAATGCCCGTGCCGAGGCTGAAAAATGGGGATGGACTAATGCCACACGGCAATTACAGGGATATTACGACCAAGTGATCACTGCCAATAAAGCATCTACTCTAGTAGGTACTGCTCGTTAA